In Bartonella bovis 91-4, the following proteins share a genomic window:
- a CDS encoding outer membrane protein, with translation MNTKCLITASILTLVTSSVVQAENSTISQESTSVSLSNVAPTFSWTGFYFGGQIGGFSSKTSLNLNYFKGINSKKLSSIEKDLLPKLSGFIGGLYAGANFDLNNSLVLGVDTDIIWSDKKDTKVIKRSAYRMQDGPKLQRENNKVEAVDIKHLLEKFTVTYSHTLKQKWAGATRVRIGFAADRIMPYIAGGVAYTQLQDIFLASIEAKEDKVVDETKAMIGYTFGGGIDFAMTDDFILRAEYRFSNFGKKKFVKDKFEIDYKTNDFRVGVSYKF, from the coding sequence ATGAATACTAAATGTTTAATTACCGCATCTATTCTTACTTTGGTTACATCTTCTGTAGTTCAAGCAGAAAATAGTACAATTTCCCAAGAATCAACATCCGTTTCTTTATCAAACGTTGCTCCTACTTTTTCTTGGACAGGTTTTTATTTCGGTGGTCAAATTGGTGGTTTTTCGAGTAAGACTTCTCTAAATTTGAATTATTTTAAGGGGATTAATTCCAAAAAATTATCATCAATTGAGAAGGATCTATTACCCAAACTTTCGGGCTTTATAGGTGGTCTTTATGCAGGAGCTAATTTTGACCTTAATAATAGCCTTGTTCTAGGTGTTGATACTGATATAATTTGGTCTGATAAAAAAGATACAAAAGTTATCAAACGTAGCGCATATAGAATGCAAGATGGGCCTAAATTACAGAGAGAAAACAATAAAGTTGAAGCGGTGGATATTAAGCACTTATTAGAAAAATTTACTGTAACATATAGTCATACTTTAAAGCAAAAGTGGGCTGGTGCTACACGGGTACGTATAGGTTTTGCAGCTGATCGTATCATGCCCTATATTGCTGGTGGGGTCGCTTATACGCAATTGCAAGACATATTTTTGGCTTCAATTGAAGCAAAAGAAGATAAAGTGGTGGATGAGACCAAAGCAATGATCGGTTACACTTTTGGTGGTGGTATTGATTTCGCAATGACCGATGATTTCATTTTACGTGCAGAGTACCGTTTCTCAAATTTTGGTAAAA
- a CDS encoding valine--tRNA ligase — translation MIEKNYDAASIEPQIAKEWEVHGVFKVGAGSKLRAEPFCVMLPPPNVTGSLHMGHALNTTIQDIVVRFQRMKGKNVLWQPGLDHAGIATQMVVERQLAEHQEPTRQEMGREKFVECVWKWRRETGGIIVNQLRRLGVSCDWSRERFTMDEGLSQAVCEVFVALYKQGLIYKDKRLVNWDPKLLTAISDLEVDSKEIKGHLWHFRYPLEGKVFDPNDSTTFITVATTRPETMLGDTGIAVNPEDDRYKNFIGQNAILPLIGRKLLIVGDSYADPEEGSGAVKITPAHDFNDFEVGQRNGLRLINILTQKAEIFLRNNEAFFDGLILSNELKALVENLDRCDRFVARNRIVSLMKERGYLVSVDDHPHTVPHGDRSGVPIEPFLTDQWYVNAAELAKPAIEAVRQGRTQFVPASWEKTYFNWMENIQPWCISRQLWWGHQIPAWYGPDGMIFVEKSEEEALISALSHYGREVQLTRDQDVLDTWFSSALWPFSTLGWPQKTIELKNFYPTSLSVTGFDIIFFWVARMMMMGIHFMGEVPFPTVYVHALVRDQTGAKMSKSKGNVINPLELIDQYSADALRFTLAIMAAQGRDVKLDPSRVAGYRNFATKLWNATRFAEMNGVKHGLAFKPEEAKLAFNRWIVTELSKTVSAVTAGIENYKFNEAASALYRFVWNTLCDWYLEFLKPVFQGLDEDSKKEAQACTAWVLDEVYKLLHPFMPHITEKLWSLTAMSGIKRENMLALTQWPQITFIDKEAAIDVNWLIDIISEIRSVRSEMNVPAAAQAPLVIIEGGRIIQERVQRYGAVLKRLARLETICFSDKIPSGSAQIVLGEVTFCLSLEQLIDLNAERTRLMKDINKIKQDIEKISVRLNNPKFIENAKLEVVEAERKKIIELHAAKSKTSLALGRLV, via the coding sequence ATGATAGAAAAAAACTATGACGCCGCTTCTATAGAACCACAGATCGCAAAAGAATGGGAGGTTCATGGTGTTTTTAAGGTGGGGGCTGGTTCAAAACTAAGAGCAGAGCCTTTTTGTGTTATGCTTCCCCCACCGAATGTAACAGGCTCACTTCATATGGGGCATGCTTTAAATACAACAATCCAAGATATTGTGGTACGTTTTCAGCGAATGAAGGGTAAAAACGTATTATGGCAACCTGGTTTGGATCATGCCGGGATTGCGACGCAAATGGTTGTTGAGCGCCAATTGGCGGAACATCAAGAACCAACACGCCAAGAGATGGGTAGGGAAAAATTTGTTGAGTGTGTTTGGAAATGGCGTCGTGAGACGGGTGGCATTATTGTTAATCAACTACGGCGTCTTGGTGTTTCATGTGATTGGTCGCGTGAACGATTTACAATGGATGAAGGTTTGTCTCAAGCTGTTTGTGAGGTATTTGTTGCACTTTATAAGCAAGGATTGATTTATAAAGACAAGCGTTTGGTTAATTGGGATCCGAAGTTATTAACAGCTATTTCAGATCTTGAGGTTGATTCGAAAGAAATAAAGGGTCATTTGTGGCATTTTAGATATCCGCTTGAGGGTAAAGTTTTTGATCCAAATGACTCAACAACATTTATAACAGTTGCGACAACGCGGCCTGAAACAATGCTTGGTGATACAGGTATTGCAGTTAATCCGGAAGATGATCGTTATAAGAATTTTATAGGTCAAAATGCTATTTTACCACTTATTGGTCGCAAATTATTGATTGTTGGTGATTCTTATGCCGATCCTGAAGAGGGAAGTGGTGCTGTAAAAATTACACCAGCACATGATTTTAATGATTTTGAAGTAGGGCAAAGAAATGGCTTACGCTTAATTAATATTTTAACACAAAAAGCTGAAATTTTTTTGCGTAATAATGAAGCGTTTTTTGATGGTTTGATTTTATCAAATGAATTGAAAGCATTAGTGGAGAATTTAGATCGATGTGATCGTTTTGTTGCACGAAATCGGATTGTATCTTTAATGAAGGAGAGAGGGTATTTGGTAAGTGTTGATGATCATCCGCACACCGTTCCTCATGGTGATAGGAGTGGAGTACCTATTGAACCATTCTTAACAGATCAATGGTATGTCAATGCTGCAGAATTAGCAAAGCCGGCAATAGAGGCTGTTCGTCAGGGTAGAACACAATTTGTTCCAGCTAGTTGGGAAAAAACCTATTTCAATTGGATGGAGAATATTCAACCTTGGTGTATTTCTCGCCAATTATGGTGGGGACATCAGATTCCAGCTTGGTATGGCCCTGATGGTATGATTTTTGTTGAAAAAAGTGAAGAAGAAGCTTTAATTTCAGCTTTATCTCATTATGGTAGAGAAGTTCAGTTAACGCGTGATCAGGATGTTTTAGATACTTGGTTTTCATCAGCTCTTTGGCCTTTTTCAACGTTAGGTTGGCCTCAAAAAACTATTGAATTAAAGAATTTTTATCCAACATCTCTATCGGTTACAGGGTTTGATATTATTTTTTTCTGGGTTGCTCGTATGATGATGATGGGTATTCACTTTATGGGTGAGGTACCTTTTCCAACTGTTTATGTGCATGCTCTTGTGCGGGATCAAACCGGCGCAAAAATGTCAAAATCGAAGGGAAATGTTATTAATCCATTGGAACTCATTGATCAATATAGTGCAGATGCATTACGTTTCACCTTAGCTATTATGGCGGCACAGGGCCGTGATGTAAAACTTGATCCTTCGCGTGTTGCAGGCTATCGCAATTTTGCTACAAAATTATGGAATGCTACTCGATTCGCAGAAATGAATGGAGTTAAGCATGGTTTGGCTTTTAAACCGGAAGAAGCGAAACTTGCTTTTAATCGTTGGATTGTAACAGAATTATCCAAAACTGTTTCAGCAGTGACTGCGGGTATTGAAAATTATAAATTTAATGAGGCTGCTAGCGCGCTTTATCGATTCGTTTGGAATACGTTATGCGATTGGTACCTTGAATTTCTTAAACCTGTGTTTCAAGGTTTAGATGAGGATTCTAAGAAAGAAGCACAAGCATGTACTGCTTGGGTTCTTGATGAAGTTTATAAGTTACTGCATCCTTTTATGCCGCATATAACGGAAAAGTTGTGGTCTCTTACAGCAATGTCGGGCATAAAGCGTGAAAATATGTTGGCATTGACACAATGGCCGCAGATAACATTTATAGATAAAGAAGCTGCAATCGATGTTAATTGGCTTATTGACATTATTAGTGAAATTCGTTCTGTGCGCTCTGAAATGAATGTTCCAGCGGCTGCACAAGCACCTCTTGTTATTATAGAGGGGGGAAGGATAATACAAGAACGTGTGCAGCGTTATGGTGCTGTTCTTAAAAGATTAGCACGTCTTGAAACGATTTGTTTCTCTGATAAAATTCCGTCCGGATCTGCGCAAATTGTTTTAGGAGAGGTGACCTTTTGTTTGTCATTGGAGCAGTTGATTGATTTAAATGCTGAACGTACCCGTTTGATGAAAGATATCAATAAAATTAAACAAGATATTGAAAAAATATCAGTTAGATTAAATAATCCAAAGTTTATAGAGAATGCAAAACTAGAAGTTGTTGAAGCTGAACGTAAAAAAATCATAGAACTACATGCAGCAAAAAGTAAAACATCACTTGCTTTAGGACGGCTGGTTTAA
- a CDS encoding protein-L-isoaspartate O-methyltransferase family protein, with translation MVADFAELRRKMVDNQIRTVDVTDLAILEAFLTIPREDFVSEDVKDLSYHDGDIVVFPAQDNLRACYLMKPASLAKLLQLAAIKPSDSVLNIGANSGYCAALFSKIAAFVVALESNKRLVEQADKLLKYHQCDNVVVVHGPLEQGYAAKGPYDVVFIEGAVDFIPDGIFDQMKEGGRLVVVEGHGGAGVAQIYIKEGKVISVRRSFNLAIKPLPGFLKTFDFVF, from the coding sequence ATGGTTGCAGATTTTGCAGAACTTCGCCGCAAAATGGTTGATAATCAAATTCGTACAGTAGATGTGACGGATTTAGCGATTCTTGAAGCATTTTTGACAATACCGCGTGAAGATTTTGTGTCAGAAGATGTTAAAGATTTAAGTTATCATGATGGAGATATTGTTGTATTTCCGGCGCAAGATAATTTGCGTGCATGTTATTTGATGAAGCCTGCGTCTTTAGCAAAATTGTTACAACTTGCAGCTATAAAACCTTCAGATAGTGTGTTAAATATTGGTGCAAATAGTGGTTATTGTGCAGCATTATTTTCAAAGATTGCTGCGTTTGTGGTTGCATTGGAAAGCAATAAAAGACTTGTAGAGCAAGCAGATAAGCTTTTAAAATATCATCAGTGTGATAATGTGGTTGTTGTTCATGGACCGTTAGAACAGGGGTATGCTGCTAAGGGGCCTTATGATGTGGTTTTTATAGAAGGTGCAGTTGATTTTATTCCTGATGGTATTTTTGATCAAATGAAAGAAGGTGGGCGTCTTGTTGTGGTTGAGGGCCATGGAGGTGCAGGTGTTGCGCAAATTTATATAAAAGAAGGTAAGGTTATTTCGGTTCGTCGTAGTTTTAACCTTGCTATTAAACCTCTTCCTGGTTTTTTAAAAACATTTGATTTTGTATTTTAA
- a CDS encoding TolC family outer membrane protein — MSGSAHAGTLKDALAEAYMYNAKLNSERAAVRISDDDMVIARSNFLPQIEGIGNYGRNNTVTGGSIGIKLNQRLFDGFVTQNMFFSAQVKTQAQREYLRNAEQNMFLDAITAYANVYKARRIADLRRENLAALEEQVRSDEARLNVGEGAHVDFAQAQAARSVAVSEFSLACADVKAMEAIYRKIIGSDPTQLERPPVATELPKDLDIGYQVGDIMHPAILYAKYLTDASSYNVKAKEGALLPKVDFSTTVSYNRIYSGPGEDGISQSVGVSLSVPIFEGGRTSAQIRQSKEQFEQARLQLTLAQNDVRQALTAAWFQLEGARASVVAYRESVRAAEIALKGRIQENRVGQATTLDVLNSRTQLINAQIALAIAERDVVIASYSVQSSIGKLTANYLGLKTVKYTR, encoded by the coding sequence ATGTCAGGATCAGCTCATGCTGGTACGCTAAAAGATGCTTTGGCTGAAGCTTATATGTATAATGCTAAATTAAATAGCGAGCGTGCTGCTGTACGTATATCAGATGATGATATGGTTATTGCGCGCTCGAATTTTTTGCCACAAATTGAAGGGATTGGAAACTATGGTCGAAATAATACCGTGACAGGTGGATCTATAGGGATAAAGTTAAATCAAAGATTATTTGATGGTTTTGTTACACAAAACATGTTTTTTTCAGCTCAAGTTAAAACGCAAGCACAACGTGAGTATCTTCGCAATGCTGAACAAAATATGTTTTTAGATGCTATAACAGCGTATGCTAATGTATATAAAGCGCGTCGTATTGCTGATCTTCGTCGAGAAAATTTGGCTGCTCTTGAGGAACAAGTTCGTTCGGATGAAGCAAGACTGAATGTAGGGGAAGGGGCTCATGTAGATTTTGCTCAAGCTCAAGCAGCGCGTTCTGTAGCTGTTTCTGAGTTTAGTCTTGCGTGTGCTGATGTGAAGGCAATGGAAGCTATTTATCGTAAAATCATTGGTTCAGATCCTACACAGTTAGAGCGTCCACCAGTGGCAACAGAACTTCCGAAGGATCTTGATATTGGTTATCAAGTTGGTGATATCATGCATCCAGCGATTCTTTACGCAAAATATTTGACTGATGCCAGTTCTTATAATGTAAAAGCGAAAGAGGGAGCTTTGCTTCCTAAAGTAGATTTTTCCACAACAGTTTCCTATAATCGGATTTATAGTGGTCCTGGTGAAGATGGGATTTCTCAGTCGGTCGGAGTTTCACTGAGTGTTCCAATTTTTGAAGGTGGGCGTACATCTGCACAGATTCGTCAGTCAAAAGAACAGTTTGAGCAGGCTCGTCTCCAACTCACTCTAGCTCAAAATGATGTAAGACAGGCATTAACTGCTGCTTGGTTTCAGCTAGAGGGTGCACGTGCATCTGTTGTTGCTTATCGCGAGAGTGTTCGTGCTGCTGAAATTGCTCTTAAAGGTCGTATTCAAGAAAACCGAGTAGGGCAAGCGACTACATTGGATGTTTTAAATTCTCGAACTCAGTTGATTAATGCTCAAATTGCCTTAGCAATCGCAGAACGAGATGTTGTAATTGCAAGTTATAGTGTTCAGTCTTCTATTGGAAAACTAACTGCAAATTATTTGGGTTTAAAGACGGTTAAATATACTCGCTAA
- a CDS encoding DUF2497 domain-containing protein, whose product MVQSSNALREPSMDEILTSIREIIEENAVQADHFADEVVTDASSEKQSEVSSEDGSETTLSVDDAMKALADRIGFSSDDQNFALTQVQDNTNIEDNTVSMGVQATRLSPEKQASVHEKQYDTEAFVSQQENTVSDYVKLSPYFVSSAERIAEDILRPAVAKWLQSQLPVFLKKILREEIVKTIKNLP is encoded by the coding sequence ATGGTACAGAGTTCAAATGCGTTACGTGAGCCAAGTATGGATGAGATTTTGACGTCTATTCGTGAAATCATCGAAGAAAATGCCGTTCAGGCTGATCATTTTGCAGATGAAGTTGTTACTGATGCTTCTTCTGAAAAGCAGTCAGAGGTATCTTCAGAAGATGGTTCTGAAACGACTTTATCAGTTGATGATGCAATGAAGGCTTTGGCTGATCGTATTGGTTTTTCTTCTGATGACCAAAATTTTGCTCTGACTCAAGTGCAAGATAACACAAATATAGAAGATAATACAGTTAGTATGGGTGTGCAGGCAACGAGACTTTCTCCGGAAAAACAGGCCTCTGTTCATGAAAAACAATATGATACTGAGGCATTTGTATCGCAGCAAGAAAATACAGTTTCTGATTATGTAAAGCTATCTCCGTATTTTGTTTCTTCTGCTGAGAGAATTGCAGAGGACATCTTACGCCCGGCTGTAGCAAAGTGGTTGCAGAGTCAGTTGCCTGTTTTTCTTAAAAAGATTTTGCGTGAAGAGATTGTTAAGACAATTAAGAATTTACCTTAA
- a CDS encoding tetratricopeptide repeat protein → MINRFKVFKITTITVTLGVCFSTAYAINVNVDQKVINRSSDFFKRGMSAYKNGQTDQAISALRCAANMGHIGANWKLGYIYANGDGVPENHYKAYNYFAHIVEKGADPGSENESYVSDALVKLAGYIKKGLPDSPVKADPFYAVNLYMQAATNYRNPQAQYYLGRMLLNGEGGERNPIQAARWFQLAAKKGNSPAQAMLGNMLFQVGETVRGVAMLTAAYEKANVEDQNWIRPMQERAFAICNEFERRTAMSLAIDILEKGNS, encoded by the coding sequence ATGATAAATAGATTTAAAGTATTCAAGATAACTACAATTACTGTTACTTTAGGAGTGTGTTTTTCTACTGCTTACGCAATAAATGTGAATGTTGACCAAAAAGTAATTAATCGTTCATCTGATTTCTTTAAGCGTGGTATGTCTGCTTATAAAAATGGGCAAACAGATCAAGCGATTTCAGCCTTACGTTGTGCTGCTAATATGGGCCATATTGGCGCAAATTGGAAACTTGGTTATATTTATGCGAATGGTGATGGTGTGCCTGAAAATCACTATAAAGCATATAATTATTTTGCGCATATTGTTGAAAAAGGCGCTGATCCTGGCTCGGAGAATGAAAGTTATGTTTCTGATGCACTAGTTAAGCTTGCGGGCTATATTAAAAAAGGTCTTCCTGATTCACCTGTAAAAGCTGATCCTTTTTATGCAGTTAATCTTTATATGCAGGCTGCGACGAATTATAGGAATCCTCAAGCTCAGTATTATCTAGGTAGAATGCTTTTAAATGGTGAAGGTGGGGAAAGAAATCCTATACAAGCAGCGCGATGGTTTCAGCTTGCAGCGAAGAAAGGAAACTCTCCTGCTCAGGCTATGCTTGGAAACATGTTGTTTCAGGTAGGGGAAACGGTTCGTGGTGTAGCGATGTTAACTGCAGCTTATGAAAAAGCGAACGTAGAGGATCAAAATTGGATTCGTCCTATGCAAGAACGGGCTTTTGCTATTTGCAATGAATTTGAACGACGTACAGCGATGTCATTAGCTATTGATATTCTTGAAAAAGGTAATTCTTAA
- a CDS encoding amino acid ABC transporter ATP-binding protein: MSTHMIEMKNVSNWYGEVNILKNCTTNINKGEVVVVCGPSGSGKSTFIKTINALVPFQKGEIWINGIPVHSKQTNLPKLRSHVGMVFQHFELFPHLSVTENLTIAQIKVLKRSKKEALERGLLYLERVGLIEHKDKYPGQLSGGQQQRVAIARALTMDPLVMLFDEPTSALDPEMVGEVLDVMINLAEEGMTMICVTHEMSFAQKVSKRVIFMDQGTIFEDCSSEEFFSDPKARTPRAQEFLSKILNH, from the coding sequence ATGTCTACTCATATGATCGAAATGAAAAATGTTTCCAACTGGTACGGCGAAGTTAATATTCTTAAAAACTGCACAACTAATATTAATAAAGGAGAGGTTGTTGTAGTTTGTGGACCATCAGGTTCAGGAAAATCAACTTTCATTAAAACCATCAACGCTTTAGTGCCTTTTCAAAAAGGAGAAATTTGGATTAATGGTATACCAGTACACTCAAAACAAACAAATTTACCTAAATTGCGCAGCCACGTAGGAATGGTATTTCAACATTTTGAGCTTTTCCCACATTTATCTGTCACGGAAAATTTAACAATTGCGCAAATTAAAGTTCTAAAACGCAGTAAAAAAGAAGCACTTGAACGTGGTTTATTATATCTTGAACGCGTTGGTCTTATCGAGCACAAAGATAAATACCCCGGTCAACTTTCAGGAGGCCAACAGCAACGTGTTGCTATCGCACGTGCCTTAACAATGGATCCACTTGTTATGCTTTTTGATGAGCCAACTTCTGCTTTGGATCCTGAAATGGTAGGCGAAGTACTAGATGTTATGATCAACTTAGCGGAAGAAGGTATGACAATGATTTGTGTGACTCATGAAATGAGTTTTGCACAAAAAGTATCAAAACGCGTAATCTTTATGGATCAAGGAACAATTTTTGAAGATTGTTCGTCAGAAGAATTCTTCTCTGACCCAAAAGCTAGAACACCACGTGCACAAGAATTTTTATCAAAAATTCTCAATCATTAA
- a CDS encoding amino acid ABC transporter permease produces MTDFMNSYFWPYFSFNFSGFDFSFFTFDIFLSYILPGLLFSVFLTLFATVFGLIFGILLAMTRLSSIKLLSSLAVIYITAMRSIPLVMVILWFFILLPFLTGTSIGANKSALITFTAFEAAYFAEIIRAGLSSIPQGQKYAGQALGMTYWQNMYIVLLPQAFRNMLPVFLTQVIILFQDTTLVYAISGNSLLNGFDIVSNNFGVKQEAYILAAIFYFAICFTLSQIILYLQKKISIIR; encoded by the coding sequence ATGACAGATTTTATGAATTCTTATTTTTGGCCCTATTTCTCTTTCAATTTTTCAGGTTTTGATTTTTCATTTTTTACTTTTGATATATTCCTCTCTTATATTTTACCGGGTCTGCTTTTTAGTGTTTTTCTAACACTTTTTGCAACGGTATTTGGACTTATCTTCGGCATATTATTAGCAATGACGCGGCTTTCTTCCATTAAGCTTCTCTCTTCGCTTGCTGTAATTTATATAACTGCTATGCGCTCAATACCACTTGTTATGGTTATCTTATGGTTTTTTATACTCTTACCTTTTCTAACGGGAACATCAATTGGCGCGAATAAATCAGCATTAATTACTTTTACTGCATTTGAAGCTGCTTATTTTGCTGAAATCATACGTGCTGGCCTTTCTTCAATACCGCAAGGGCAAAAATATGCAGGACAAGCTCTCGGAATGACATATTGGCAAAATATGTATATTGTACTTCTCCCTCAAGCCTTTAGAAACATGCTTCCTGTTTTTTTGACACAGGTTATCATCCTATTTCAAGACACAACACTTGTTTATGCAATTAGTGGTAACAGCCTTTTAAACGGTTTTGATATTGTTTCTAACAATTTTGGCGTAAAACAAGAAGCTTATATTTTAGCAGCCATTTTCTATTTTGCCATCTGCTTTACATTGTCGCAGATAATTTTATACCTACAGAAAAAAATATCCATTATTCGCTAA